Below is a genomic region from Eupeodes corollae chromosome 1, idEupCoro1.1, whole genome shotgun sequence.
GAATGCGTGTTGGAGTTGACCGCAACAAGTACCAAATTCACATTCCATtgcccccaaaaatcgatcccACTGTTACCATGATGCAGGTAGAAGATAAGCCCGATGTAACGTATAGTGATGTTGGAGGTTGCAAGGAACAAATCGAAAAGCTGCGAGAAGTTGTCGAAACTCCATTACTCCACCCCGAGAAGTTTGTTAATCTTGGAATTGAACCACCAAAGGGGGTTCTTCTATTCGGGCCTCCTGGAACAGGAAAAACTCTTTGCGCTCGTGCTGTGGCCAATCGTACAGATGCTTGTTTTATCCGGGTCATTGGCTCCGAGTTGGTCCAGAAGTATGTGGGTGAAGGAGCTCGCATGGTGCGAGAGCTTTTCGAAATGGCCAGATCAAAGAAGGCCTGTTTGATCTTTTTCGATGAAATCGATGCCATCGGAGGAGCACGTTTCGATGACGGAGCTGGCGGCGATAACGAAGTCCAGAGAACTATGCTGGAACTCATCAATCAGTTGGATGGATTTGATCCTAGAGGAAATATCAAGGTCCTAATGGCAACCAACAGACCGGATACCCTCGACCCTGCACTCATGCGACCCGGTCGTCTGGATCGTAAGGTAGAATTCGGGCTGCCCGATTTGGAAGGTCGAACTCATATATTTAGGATTCATGCTCGATCGATGTCGGTGGAGCGTGACATTCGTTTCGAATTGCTCGCACGATTGTGTCCCAATTCGACTGGAGCTGAAATCAGGTCAGTTTGCACAGAGGCTGGCATGTTCGCTATTCGCGCTCGACGAAAGGTTGCCACTGAGAAGGACTTCTTGGAGGCGGTTAATAAGGTTATCAAGAGCTATGCCAAGTTCAGTGCAACTCCCAGATATATGACCTATAATTAGATTTTTGATGGTATTGTcattttgcttatttatttcaaaacgaaATTGCTTCATTCTgagttagaaaaataaatacagtattttcaatattaaaaaggaaattagtaaaataat
It encodes:
- the LOC129938418 gene encoding 26S proteasome regulatory subunit 7-like produces the protein MPDYLGTDQRRVKGEETEEKEIKSLDEGDIALLKTYGQSQYHKAIKTIEEDIVKAIKQVNELTGIKESDTGLAPPALWDLAADKQTLQNEQPLQVARCTKIINADSDDPKYIINVKQFAKFVVDLADSVAPTDIEEGMRVGVDRNKYQIHIPLPPKIDPTVTMMQVEDKPDVTYSDVGGCKEQIEKLREVVETPLLHPEKFVNLGIEPPKGVLLFGPPGTGKTLCARAVANRTDACFIRVIGSELVQKYVGEGARMVRELFEMARSKKACLIFFDEIDAIGGARFDDGAGGDNEVQRTMLELINQLDGFDPRGNIKVLMATNRPDTLDPALMRPGRLDRKVEFGLPDLEGRTHIFRIHARSMSVERDIRFELLARLCPNSTGAEIRSVCTEAGMFAIRARRKVATEKDFLEAVNKVIKSYAKFSATPRYMTYN